AACTTCTCCTTCAGCGCGCGGCCGCCCGAGACGATGACCTTCGCCTCGCCGAGGTCGGGGCGCGCGCTCTGGGCGGCGTTGAGGCCGAGGAACTTCACCCGCTCCGCGGCGGGGTCCTTCGCCGCGAGCGCGACGTCCTCGAGCGGCGACGATCCGCCCGACGGCTCCGCGGGGGCGAACTCGCTCTGGCGCGCGGACACGACCTGGACCGGCGTGTTGATCGAGCAGGTCGCGAACGCGTTGCCGGCGAAGACGGGGCGGCGGTAGACGAGCTTGCCGCCCTCCTCCTTCACGCCGCTGATGTCCGGCGCGTAGCCGGCGCCTAGCTTGGCCGCGACGCGCGGCGCGACGTCCTTGCCGAACGAGCTCGCGGTGAACGCGACGACGTCGAAGCCCTTCGCCGCGGCGGCGATCGTGGGCGCGTGCGTCTCCGCGGTCGGGGCCGCGAGGTAGGCGTCGTCGCAGACGAGGACCTTCTGCGCGCCGTAGCCGGTCACCTCCGCCGCGGCGGCCTTCGCGCCCTGGCCGAGGACGAGGATCGAGAACGTGCCGCCCGCGTTCTTCGCGAACGTGATCGCCGAGTGCGTGGACTTCCGCACCTTGCCATCGTGCATCTCAGCAACAACGAGGATGTTCGCCATCACAGCACCTTCGCTTCGGACTTGAGCTTCTCGACGAGCTCGGGGACGGACTTCACCTTGATGCCGGCCTTGCGCGCCGGCGGGAGCTCGAAGCTCGAGTACGTGATCTTGAGCGCCGCGTCGCTCGCGAGGTCGGCGAGCTTCACCTCCGTGAGCGGCTTCTTCTTCGCCGCCATGATCGCCATGAGCGCGGCGAAGCGGACGCCCTCCGCGTACTTGTGCGCGGGCGCGTGCTTCGACGACACGCTCGTCGGCGCGACGATGCGGAGGTCGACCGAGACGACGGCCGGGAGCGTGACCTCGAGGTTGATCGTGCCGCCGTCGACCTCGCGGCCGACGACGAGCTTCGTGTCGTCCTCGCTCTTGATCGAGCCCGCGAACGTGGCCTGCGGCCAGCCGAGGTACTCGGCGAGGAGCTGTCCGACCTGGTTCGAGTCGCCGTCGACCGCCTGCTTGCCGAGGAGGACGAGGTCCGGCTTCTCCTTCTCGAC
This Labilithrix sp. DNA region includes the following protein-coding sequences:
- a CDS encoding electron transfer flavoprotein subunit alpha/FixB family protein; this translates as MANILVVAEMHDGKVRKSTHSAITFAKNAGGTFSILVLGQGAKAAAAEVTGYGAQKVLVCDDAYLAAPTAETHAPTIAAAAKGFDVVAFTASSFGKDVAPRVAAKLGAGYAPDISGVKEEGGKLVYRRPVFAGNAFATCSINTPVQVVSARQSEFAPAEPSGGSSPLEDVALAAKDPAAERVKFLGLNAAQSARPDLGEAKVIVSGGRALKEKFAEVLDPLANMLGAAVGASRAACDAGYAPAELQVGQTGRVVAPKLYFAIGISGAIQHLAGMKGSKTIVAINKDPDAPIFQVADYGLVADLFTAVPELVTELKKATG
- a CDS encoding electron transfer flavoprotein subunit beta/FixA family protein is translated as MKILVPLKRVADPDNANKVKVNGGKLETTGLEWKPNPFDEYAVETALRLTENGANPKARLGEVVVVSFGPKEVETTLRGALATGADKAIRVDATDEQLDGDVVARALKSLVEKEKPDLVLLGKQAVDGDSNQVGQLLAEYLGWPQATFAGSIKSEDDTKLVVGREVDGGTINLEVTLPAVVSVDLRIVAPTSVSSKHAPAHKYAEGVRFAALMAIMAAKKKPLTEVKLADLASDAALKITYSSFELPPARKAGIKVKSVPELVEKLKSEAKVL